Part of the Candidatus Zixiibacteriota bacterium genome, TAAACTCGATTTTTTCCGGCGCTTTACGCGGTGAATCGCAGGCAAAAAACATTATCCCGGCAAGAACTATATATACCGCAAGTTTAATTATTTTCATCAGGCCTCTCAAAATCAGGTATTATTGTTTCGGCGATTTCAACTGCTTTTTTTAAAGCTGATTCGGGAACGAAAATTTTTATGCCTTTCATCACTCTGTCTAAAGGCATATAGCCAGAAAATGTTCCCATACGCGATTTAGCAAGACAGGGTATGTTCTTTTCTTT contains:
- a CDS encoding DUF2007 domain-containing protein, encoding MLYCPKCGAEYPLGNTRCSDCDCELIEKPPDKKEDYNFDSKIVLLCQTNDIVSAGMLEEALKEKNIPCLAKSRMGTFSGYMPLDRVMKGIKIFVPESALKKAVEIAETIIPDFERPDENN